A window of Rhizophagus irregularis chromosome 25, complete sequence genomic DNA:
ATATATCACCCTGCAATTCTTCTTCTAcataaatccatttttttggaagttttcttaaaaatacCTGAATACCTCCTAAATTTTTGAACTGGTTATTTGTTGctatattaaacatattgtAAAACTAGCAACAGTCTGTAAACAACACCTTTACAATCTTATCTGAAATGATTgtttttgcttttttaaatACGTACACAACAAAAAAACCTATTGTGCATCAGGATTTTAGATACAAAATTGAgaaaacattatttatatattaataaaaagtcaCAGCTGATTTATTGGTAAAATATGGCTAATCTAATAGTCAATTTTATTGATCTAATtgtaaatcacatgattaattttaattgatcaaattgataaaatatgtattcttttatttatccAATTGGAGGGAGATTATGTAAACAAAGGTTTGGATTTAAGCGGCCTAAGCCTATGTTcgttttgtataatatatatactatataaggaAATTATGAGTCTTTATGTActaatatacataaaatgaACATAGGCTTAAAACGAAgctacagtcaactccctctatagtcactcccgttatagtcacattctactatatagtcacaccagttgaatgttcaaaacactttattattaaaatctatcctatatagtcacaatctatctatagtcactatcacacctatcctcaaaaatcttatattaaaaagaaccgtttataatcacagttatataaagaatatattaaataacttggcatctaataatcgtacaaagatgtatcatagcttgttagaatcgtctcactgagacgaatcgaatggtggtaagcttatctctctgtgatcaatattggcagagttattacacaaaaaccattaatatttttttaattttggaaattaatctagtgattggatttcgacgtattttataccattagaaccgccttatcaagacgaatcgaatggtggtaagatcatctctctatgattaatattggcgaagttacgatacaataaagttttaagtataattctggctaaaattatgttaatttttggccagaattatgatatacaaatataagaaattttttatatagtcacatctctttataatcaccaaatatggactgtcccaaatgtgtgactataaagagagttgactgtacacATATCAAAAAGATTGCTACTGAACCAGAATTATGTAATTAGAATACAGATAAAATTTTGGCAAATTTTCAATCCAGTCTAGTTAATTCAATCTGGGTTAGATTTATAATTCAAACCCAGATTAGACCAGaccaaatatttcaaacaTCAATCCAGACTGGAGTCACTGGACCAATCCTAATTTTCAGTCCAGATTGCTGTATTAGATTCAGATCGATTAGAGCTTTAAATGCTATAATTGTtcagattttatattaactcattttttattttttctagtAGTTTTGTTTCTTTCTACTGCAAAGTATCCATATAAGcgatttatatgaaaatggaatattCTATTTTCATATAAGTTAAGAAAATCCAAAATTCACATTATATAGATTTAGAATTCACttacaatatatatacagaTGATGCCTAAAATTATCTGACCACTTTTTAAAGtgaaatgatttatatatacatcATGATGTTGGtcaaagtaatttattaatatttattattggtgcttattaaatataaggtATGTTAGTAAAAtgcatttaaatatttacttaaaatactaataaaatgcttaaaaaattaaatggttaataaatattaaaatttagtacttatttaatagtatattaaGCATTTATTgcttactaataaatataaaattttaatgcttattaaatattgctATTCAGTAAACATAAGGTTTCAGTTAGTCTAACATCATGATGACAGGCATGTCGAGAATTGGATATGATGGAATTTTTTAACGTTAAGATTATGTTTATTACGATATATTTAAAGAGCGTCCTTATCCTAAACCCTCTTTAAATATGATTAGTTTAATCAGTTACCGAAATCCATTGGATAAGACTTATTTTTGCATAACATTTATCATGGAAAATTTTTCACGATATACTATACACGCATAATAACTAtcttagaaaaattttcagtaaatttttttataatatatacatttaatatcataatattatcaatataacTGATGAgtacaattataaatattacaggTTGGATATCATACCATTAGTGAATCAAGAAAACATACAAGATTAAATGGTTTTGATGCTCCGccttttaaaaaactaaaatttcatcatttaaagTTTAAACTTGAACAAATTGATCagtttgatcatttttttatgagaAAGGATATTGTTAACATAAGTTCTTACCGGAATCATTCCAAATCAGGCTTACCAATAATGTATTTACAGGATCATAAACAGGCATcttggaaaaaattttctgaagaGTATTCAAATGGGATGTGATGTTCAACATTTATGTCACATTTGCAAGAAACTTAGACGAAAATGATATACCTAAAACTTCTACTATTCAGAATTGGATTGCCAgctttttatgaaaatggaaagaaGTTATGGCATTACATAAATTAGAAGCAAGATAAGCTATCAGAAATacataaaaagttattataaacCATAAAAATGCATAAAAATATCGtcttatttgtttttatttgtcaaatagtaataaataatagtatataaCTTGAAATTACcgtttacatatatatacgtaaagtttcaaatgaatatataaaattttcttttttttattcaatattatctTTGACATTTAAGGTGGCACAACatgattatttacaatttttttaatttacagcATTTTAGccaattttgtgatttttataataacctCCTCCCGAATTTTCATAGTAATTTGCTGACATTTTTATGCAGATCAGATCTTAATATATAAGAGTgatataatatacttatatcaaaaatgctaaatgttaaaattatactttaaaaaattttgcatattattaagaatattataaattttaattttttctcttctctcataaaattacatataattataattgctaaaactaatcataaataattgatcataaaaaaacattttataaaattaagagGAAATCCGTATTATGTGTGACCATCGCTGTATAGCATTACATTAAAATGTGGTAATATCATGTATTCTGAACTAGTAAATtctttatgattaaaaaaagtcaatgTATAAAGAGAATATTGCAACCAATAGTATAAGAATCTATTCTTAACATCCTTCTTTCAGCATTTCAAAGGCTTTACTATAATATTCACCAGCTTTTGTACCTTTGTAGGCTTCACATAATGACTTCAAAATAAGTTGGTCCTGTTGTTCCTCAGTCAAATCTTCTTGTGGCATATCAGGTAAATCATCATAGTTTTCATTATCTAAATCATATTTGATTATCCTTCTTGGTGATAATGAGATAGCTTCTATTGCCTTAAACAATAATTCCTGCACAGTTCGCTGACGTTTAgaatgtttatttataaaatccaTATATTCCTCTTCctccatatttttattttcagataaTTTTGCAGTATTATCCATtggtataatttcatttttattgtattttccTTTAATATAAGTGGTAGCTCCATCTTCTTTCTTCACATGAATATTGATTTTGTCTTTGACTTGtactttaacaaaaaaagaaaatatgttaaaacaagtaaaaatataattcatcaTGTATAATAATGaggatatttttatatagactgatgatattttattattaattaagctGATTCACATAAACACTACCTTTAACAAGAACATCATGGTAAGATAATTTTGTGGTATTATCTATTAGtatgatttcatttttattgttttctttggtagctttatcttcttttttcaCATGAATATCGATTTTATCTTTAACTTGTGCTTTgacaagaaaagaaaatatgttaagaataataaaaatataattcatcaTGTGTAATAACGaggatatttttatatagactaatgatattttgttattaattaagCTGGTTCAATAAATACTACCTTTAACAAGAACATCACGATAAGATAATTTTGCGGTATTATCCATTGGtatgatttcatttttattgtctttTCCTTTAATATAAGTGGTAGCTTTACCTTTTTTCTTCACGTGAATATCGATTTTGTCTTTGATTTGTGCTTtaacaagaaaagaaaatatgttaagacaagtaaaaatataatttatcatgTGTAATAACgaggatatttttttatataaactgattatattttgttattgtttGCATAACTCGCAATATCACTAGTCAAAAACCAGGCAAATgtggcatagtagcctttatctttattaaattttattcgaACTTCacaatttacaaaagaaaaaaagaaaaatataaaaataaaactaactaaaaacaaagctatatagtctcctaagaaaaaataaagtaaaaattaatctaaaaaagaaaaatcgtattacactaaatttcccTAGATCTTCCCCCTTAATATATTCCaaccaaagtagaagcaactatgctaacaaaataacgaatagcGCGTCCACTATAAAAATCGACACTCcatcctgcaaaagctgttattaagtagcaccgt
This region includes:
- a CDS encoding uncharacterized protein (SECRETED:cutsite_VKA-QI; SECRETED:prob_0.6318); SECRETED:SignalP(1-18) — encoded protein: MINYIFTCLNIFSFLVKAQIKDKIDIHVKKKGKATTYIKGKDNKNEIIPMDNTAKLSYRDVLVKAQVKDKIDIHVKKEDKATKENNKNEIILIDNTTKLSYHDVLVKVQVKDKINIHVKKEDGATTYIKGKYNKNEIIPMDNTAKLSENKNMEEEEYMDFINKHSKRQRTVQELLFKAIEAISLSPRRIIKYDLDNENYDDLPDMPQEDLTEEQQDQLILKSLCEAYKGTKAGEYYSKAFEMLKEGC